The genomic region TGTTGTGGACACCATGCGAGGAgaggacgtgtgaatggcgagctctacgcactttgctagttttaatactatttgtgtcataaaccggtgagattcaatacaccctgattcttaactgttctaggaagacaatatgtcaaataattcaaaatcctcatgCTCTGGAGaccttaaaagacacttacgtgctcaagctgattcccctcaCGGCCAAAAGCCCCGACTCAATTCAGATGgcgaactgaaagaaatccggcatTGATGAatgtgttggcaatgctgacgaaggtcgttgcagacttggaggttcttgctgtgatacgtcgatcgatcacggccatggagacgaaattctctgagatggttacaagaatgtcggatgttgagaaacggattgattatctggagtcatcggagagggaattagctgctatcCCGCTAACGACCAAGGGAGATTTGGAACGCGTCTgagaaaaactggaggatttggagaattgtaatcgatgaaacaatgtccgaattgttggaattcctgagcatgaggaaggccgagatatggtaaaatttcTAGAccggctcttcccgagtctgcttgacataacagaccataagctggaaatcgagcgagctcacagggtcccagcTCAGAGATCTGcggagggagaaaggccccgatcaattctggccaatttTCTGAGATCAttcaataaagatcttgtgttacgtgaggcgaggagtaaaggaaagctttcttgtaagaaccatagcattttcttgttcccagactttgcaaattcgacaagagagaaatgtgaacgATTCAGGGaatacaagaaactcttacatcaacggagagttgcgtttgctctgatgtttccggccaactgagaatagatactaaggatggccatagagaatttacatgcccacagcaatcattgtcctacataaagacaatggaatgagtaagccatttggtgattttcatgttgccgcctagtgaacctgactcactgaacattctcttgactggtcgaggaaactgggcaccttttttgtttcattttgtactGGTTctacctagtggctggagtttgttttgtgtagtataatttcttcgggacagcttgtggatgaatctgctcgttttgggtgcttatgcctcctgttggctggagttggttttgtggaatatttcttgcaggacattggagtgagtttgactgcccgaagaactgaacgggccatttttgtgtgtgtgtgtgtgtgtgtgtgtgtgtgtgtgtgtgtgctggttccgctagtggctggaacttgttttgtggaggcacacaccttcgagacagataagtggatgaatctacacatttttttattttatttttttgtgcttactccacttattggctggagtttgttttatagattatcttcttttgtgtaattctattttacaaatttttgtatagaaacaccggacttgagcaaacCGACGGCTAAGTTGTCGCGGGGGcactcgtaggcatacatggactatttatgtttagagggatggacgtttttttcttatttctgttttttttttttttttttctggggaaaATTCAGGggttgactgttgcactaatgtggaatgtggtctttataattttatttttgacacacaatctaattcttctaatatgtcaaaatgtcaaatgttaatatgagtggattgtctctctccatgtggaatgtgaatgggttggggcaccccataaaaagaaggaaggttatttcttttcctaaacataagaaatatgatatagtgtttcttcaagaaatgcatctttccccgcaggaagctgaaaaatttggaagctgagcaatttgatagcatagcaaagtccttcatttggaatggtaagcgtcctagactgcattttaataagttacataggtcgattggcaaaggtgggctaggcctacacaagattttgttttattattatgcattcggtctcagacatttggctcattggtcgcttccacctgaaagagcccctccctagttttgtattgaacaggaagttcttgcccctattttgccatttcaAAACCTGTCtattaaactaatcggagaagttaagttacaccccgttatctcgcatttgcactcggtatggacaaaagtgtccagagtgtttaattcggacatttatttaaatgttgcctcaagcatatggctgaaccctaaattatgtattgataagtccccttctgctggacagagtggattgtgaggggggttactacacttggtagcctatatgagagtggagtgttgagatcttttgagaatttggttcaacattttgggattcccagatctcagttttataggtatttacaactgcgccacctgctctgtattattttgggagtagcacagtttactttgccccagactctgtattttgggcgatgggacggtcataaatttgggggataaacatataaaaaattgggttctgaccagtatcatgattggcagacatattattttaaggggttggaagtcggacggatcgccatcatttccggagttgtgtgtggagatggggaagGTGGCAGCTGTCGAGGAGGTGGCAAATAGAAGACTGGGGTTTTGTTACTTGTTTGTCAggaaatggggtaattatttagtgttttgCGGGGACTTTTGGGgaggggatggggagagagaagtctagtttaattatgtgtgtttattatatatttcaattattattcttttatttttttttgtgcgtgtattattatatgtgaccacaggggtgttcgctgggggttagggtggggttggtgattggggagggatatttgtgggggttaaatgttaaatgttgattcgttgtgtatgtgttgtgtttttctctgttgtgtatttttgaatcagtaaaaaatgttaattacaaaaaaagcacaaatctgtgttacagaggtacttacaatggaagagaatgggggccaatttttgaacgttaaaaaactttttcaaaagtatagccacaagacataaacaatatgtgtgtaaacatgattttagtgtgatacaatcattactaaccttttctgtgtaaagttatagtcaattttgcaacttcgttgccaagacgatgtaatgtcaacaaaccctaaaatcctaaaatgactgtaaaaacaacaatttaaacaaatttactgctcaaaaaatacatgagttttaacataataattcatgtaagtgcatttataaaattataagcttcacatttctgtttaaaccctacaaaaatttaccacattcacttccagtgtaagtgcctcactgtaaactgtttctttttatataaaaggaggggtgagtcgaaaataatttttgtggtaatcaacattatgctacaaatgctgtcgactgagcttaacttgtattgaatattcctttaatgcaataaacattaacaaaacaACATGAAATGTGATATTAAACACAAGTAAAATTGCATGTCTTGttacacataatatacattttcatcATTCAAGTGAATGGTCATACTTTTTGCTTctaaaaaattatacttttttaacaatatttataattttataacattaatTGTCTTAAACATTTTCACCATTCATGGCAAggaagcatttttacattctttttctgttaaaatgttctgttaattatatttttgtcttattttaagataaataaaaaacattcttaaaacaagaaaatattacttGAAAGTAGAAaagacataagatattaagtctcattttcagataaatctaacaatatttagtggggtttatgctcaaaacaagaaagaaatatgggttgttgtttttgttttttaccccattgacaaactttttttctttttttttttttagaagcatAAATCCCAATAAACATTTTTtagatttctttaaaaaacaatacaaaatatcttgtcattttgcttcatgcaaatgtatcttgttttaagaatgtttagatatttttactggaaaacaagacaaaactttatttttttggcaatgCAAAGATATTTTTACAGTGGGGGAGGGTTGGACTCTATTGACTTGGGGCAATAACCagctacctagcaaccacccattaCAACCAAGCAACCACTgggcaacatgctaaaaactactcagaaaatatattttcttcagaaaatgttcaaatctagttacatttttttaaaaagtgctctACTCAGCTCAAATAGGCTAAAAGAAATTTGGAAGCACATATACTGTTGACAGTATTTTGTAAATATTCTGTTCTTTGTCAAACAATTTTTGTCTCCACAATATTCTTAAACTTAGTAAGGGAATTTATTGTTGGTACCTTCTCATTTGTTCCTCTCTATAAAGAGCTGTCATTTGTCACATTTCACCAAATACAGAATTTAAGTGACAAGTCTCTAGATCTCTAGGTCGCTTAATTTCCCACCTCATTTGACTCATCTAAACTGTTTTTCAAGCATAATTTTGAAGATTTCCTCCTGAGATGGGGCTAACAACTTTCTAGAAGAGTGTTGACTGAGGTGTTGTTGCTGAGCAATATGTAACTTCTAAAAGCAAAggtaaaaaaaagtgttaatcatTATCTAATGTCTACTTAACTTCCTAAAAGGTATACTGAGGGGTTGATGAGCTCTTTGGGAATATGGTTAATACCAGACAGAAGGTGCTAAAAGAGAATACATCAGATGTTTTTGAGAACAATGGGAATAATTTCACAATTTcatttatatatgtttatgttAACTGCTTTtacaatataaaatgttttaatataatatGCATCACTTTTATACTTGCAAGCCATGTTATTGTTCTAACACATTTCTTAGAATAACCGCACATTCTGAAAGCAGATGATGATAGCAGAAATCATTTAAAACACTTTCATCAATAATACATAgaataacagaatttttatattaaaaagctTAGACAAAAGATAacctggcaaaaaaaaagaaaaaaaaaaaaaaggaaaaaaaaaaagaattgaaacaagcaaaatgttgtgtttgttacATGATTGCTTGTTGTGTGTAGTGCTTTCAAGTTGTAAAAGCTCAAATAATTACATATCTACCTCATCCTGAAGGTAGTTAACCTTTTGGCAATGCTTTAAAGAGGTTTTGTTGATACTGAACATCCCAACATTATTGTAAAGGTAACTGCTGTCACCTAGTGGTTGTGTTGCAAGAATATGATAAACAGACACAATTTTATGTAATGTGCATAATATAATTTTGATCTCAGTAATCTAAATATCCACAAAAAGCATGTTGAAAATGCCACAGAAGTATTTTTTGAATCCATGGATTACATCCGAAATGAAGACAATGAAGAATTAAAAGTAAGAACCTGAAATGATATTGTAATTGAAAGACAATGTTTAGAACTGAGTGTGTTAACAAAGCATATTATATATAGACATTACACAAAGTTAACTTTTcccaataaatacaattaaatacataTTCTTAGTTtattaaatgaatacaaaatataaatattattaaaaagacCACTTAACGTGGAAAATATTATGAACCAcatgcattttagggttaaaatGGACTTGCAGAATATTTTTGTGTACTTACTTGGTAtccagaaaaatatattttatttactatGTTCAAAGAACatgaaatcctaaaagagaaTACAAAAGTGTGATTATTCAGTATGTTGAAACACTACAGATAAGCCCATAGTCGCAAGACTAGATAGATATAAACTGGTCCAACCAGAAATTTGGTGACATATGATAGCAAAGGTCTTATTTTTGCTTACTATGAGAAAGCATGCTCCAAAAAGAGCAGCTTTGATCTTCACGTCCAGATCCATAGGAAAGCAGATGCCAAAATTGTCCGCATCAGTAAAAGCTTCTCTCACCAGACCAGTCCACTGTTTAGAGATTTTGCCCACTTCTGTGGACTCATCCATGGACAAAACCTGTTTTTAagacaaacaaataataatgtatGATCATGCAAAAAGGGCGTGGTGAATTTTTTATGTATGGtgaagtaatcactttttttGATGGTTAATGACCATCTCAGTTGAAGGAGgaagtacagtatgtgtatgtaaatgtgtataaaaatgtacaaatatttccAGCAAGAATGCATTAAAATATCAATAATGATTTTATCAATATTTATTATGATCAATATATTACTATAAAATCAATGAATGATAATGAATGAAATCATACATCAAAGTTCACATCAGAGCAACATTTGCAGGAACAGAACGGCCCCACAATCTTCAGAACTGCCTCTCTTTTCTCATTCTGTACGGTAAACTTGGGGAGGAAAGGATGCCAGTTTTGGATGACATATCCAATTGGGTTGCCAGGAGGAGACTGGATTTCAAGCTAAGAGGCAGACAAAAAAAGTCAAATCCTTAGACATTGATGCACGTAAATGAAATCAAGTTGACCAGTTAAGGCTGGAGATCTTGAAATTTGGTAGGAGATCTTGTAGAAGTATCCACaacttatagggatagttcacccaaaaatgaaaattctcatgatttactcactctcatgccatcccagatgtgtatgactttcttctgcagaacacaaattaagatatttaaaagaatatttcagctctctaggtcctcacaatgcaagtgaatgggtgccaacattttgaaactctaaaatccacataagggtagcataaaagtaatcaatttgaCTCCAATGATTAAGTCCATGTGTTCAgtcacgatatgataggtgtgggtggtaaaacagatcaatatttaagtcattttttgtcataaattcttctcccacccttcgatatgcatgaagaatgtgaatcaccaaaacagaagaaggagaaagtgaaagtaaagtggaagtggaaattgactgattagggaggagaatttatagtaagaaaattacttaaatattgatatgtttctcacccacacctatcaaatcgcttcagaatatatggatctgaccaccagagtcgtctggagtacttttctTTTGCTCATATGTGgatattggagcttcaaaattttggcacccaatcacttacattgtatggacctaaagagctgagatattcttctaaaaacctttgattgtgttcagcagaagaaagaaagtcatacacatctgggatggcatgagggtgagtaaatgatgagagaatttaaatttttggatgaactaaccctttaaaggtgGCATTTAAGCTTCGAATGCAGTCACAATAGCATGAAAATCACAATAGAATTATGCAAGCTTTGCCAGGTACTTAAGGCCCAAGCACACTCACGGAGAAGTGTTTCTTCGTTCAGAgataaaaagaagttcgaaacagctgagcaacaacatactgtttgcAATCATTCAGACACAGGCCAAGCTGCAGGGTGAGGTGTTTAGAGGTAAATATGAGCACGtaaaagactacatgtaaaatatcaactaatatgacattaaaatgtgttcatgcctcattctatgagaagaattcacatgagatctgtaaaagaagctgttttaaccacccGATGATGATTTACTGTAAAGTAATATACATATATGCagaagttaatgtgtaatttgtcaagCGTACATTCTACATTCATGGCGCTGATGTGCTAACAAGCTATAcacagccataatatgcaccgattacactctgttattgtaatttatgatgacactgatactactgcaaacgTGGGTGTATAAAAGAGCGGTAATGGGTAGAACACCAACTGATGACAGGCatgtcttactttgggcagatgtttgaatggcttttggcttcagatggcacatgagtgaatgggcacttaggagtatttgagtagatttgagtcctgttgtagactaattaaacaaactgaatggaaattAGCTGtaggcctcaaagtaggtggagctccaggtcacaccaacCAATGACATGGATCAATGAAGAAGTAAGAAGCAGCCGGTAAAAAGTTTCCCTGAACGTTTGCTCTGGCAAGCTGTACCAACCACCAAAATTAAATCAAAAACACctttattttggccaaattttgttCTAAATAGTGTCACAGCCGTTGGATCTTCAATTTCgtaggaagtgtgcaggggcctttagTCTCATCAAACATA from Myxocyprinus asiaticus isolate MX2 ecotype Aquarium Trade chromosome 5, UBuf_Myxa_2, whole genome shotgun sequence harbors:
- the LOC127441622 gene encoding phospholipid scramblase 1-like isoform X2, with protein sequence MAGQVPMMPVPLRPAGCPPGLEYLTQIDQLLVQQKVELAEVILGWETNNKYMVKNSMGQQVFFVAEENDCCNRQFCGPLRSFVLHVQDNMGQEVMTLTRPLKCGSCCCPCCLQELEIQSPPGNPIGYVIQNWHPFLPKFTVQNEKREAVLKIVGPFCSCKCCSDVNFDVLSMDESTEVGKISKQWTGLVREAFTDADNFGICFPMDLDVKIKAALFGACFLIDFMFFEHSK